TTGATCCGCGAGATGTCCACGCGGGTCGGCACCTGGCAGCCGAGCGCCGGACACAGTTGCTGGAACCAGGGGCGGTACTGGTCCTGGCGGGCCATCTCGTCGAAGTGGAACCAGACGTACTGGAACGCCAGCAGGGCGGCGGCCAGCAGCGTCAGGAAGCTCCACAGCAGGCGCTTGCCCCAGTTCGGCGCGGGCTTTTCCCAGTCCAGCTGCAACGGATCGTCGACCACATTGACCAGCGGCTCCTTGCGCGTGCGCTCGGGCTTGATCGCCAGGCTCGGCTCCAGGCGCTGCCCGTGCTGTTCATCGGGCTCCTCGTCGCGGGCCGAGAGCGGCTCGCTGCGGACCTCGTCGTCCAGCGCCGACAGCCCCTTTTGCGGAACCGGCTCGTCGTTGACGGACAACCGCTCCAGTGGCTCGTCGAGGTCGTCGGCCGGTGGCTGGTGGCGCACCGGCGGTTCGTCGTCCAGGTCGAGATCGGCGTTGCCGAGCGTCGGTTCGGTGCGTTCGTCGGCCGCGGCTTCCAGGTCCAGCGGTTCCTGTTCGACCAGTACCGGCGCTTCCTCGCGCACCTGTGCGGGCGTCAGGTCGTCATCGGTGGCCGTGCCGAACAGTTCATCGCCATGTCCATCGCCGACTTGCTCATCGCGACGGGCTTGCAGCACGCTCTGCGCCGCGCCGCGCCGGTCACCCGGGCTGCGTCGTTCAAGGCGCGCCAGTTCCTGGTCGAGGTCGAGGGCGTCCAGTTCCTCGGCGGTGACGCTCCAGTTGTCGTCGCCCGGTGCCGGGGTTTCGGCCGCCGGCTCGGCTGCCGTGGCCACCGGTGCGACCGGCTCGGCCACGGCGGGCGGTGCCTCGGCGCGGCCTTCGGCGGTGGCGGCGCGGTTCTGCTCCAGCAGCTGTTTCGCCGCGTTGAACACCTGCAGGCAATGGCCGCAACGCACCACGCCGCGGGCCACGCTCAACTGGTGATGGGTGACGCGAAAGCTGGTCTGGCAATGCGGGCACTGGGTGACGAAACTGTCGGTCATGCGGCTGTCCGGGGAGCTGTGCAGGAAATGAGTCTAGGCGCGCTTAGCGGCGGCGACCACTGATACGTACCCAGCCGTCGCGCACGACGATCGGGTCCAGGTCGAAGTCGGCCGTATAGGCGGCGGCCACTTCCTCGCCTTGTTCGGCAAGGATGCCCGACAGCGCCAGCAGGCCTCCGGGCCGCACCAGGCCGGACAGTTGCGGCGCCAGCGAGACCAGCGGGCCGGCCAGGATATTGGCCACCAGCACGTCGGCCTGCATGGCCGGCATCTGCTCGGGCAGGTGCAGGGCGAACCGCGCGTCGGCGATACCGTTGCGCTGGGCATTGTCGCGCGAGGCTTCGAGCGCCTGCACGTCGATGTCGGTGCCGACCGCCTCGCGGGCGCCCAGCAGCAGCGCGGCGATGGCGAGGATGCCCGAGCCGCAGCCGAAGTCCAGCACCTGCGTGCCTTCCAGTTGCTGGCCGTCAAGCCATTCCAGGCACAGCGCGGTGGTTGGGTGGGTGCCGGTGCCGAACGCCAGGCCCGGGTCGAGCAGCAGATTGACGGCGTCCTTTTCAGGGGCTTCGTGCCAGCTCGGCACGATCCACAGGCGCTGGCCGAAGCGCATGGGCTGGAAGTTGTCCATCCAGCTGCGTTCCCAGTCCTGGTCCTCGATCACCTCGGCGTGGTGCTCGGGCAGCTCGGCGCCGGTCAGCAGGCGCAGGTGGGCGAACACCTGTTCGGGCTCGGCATCGGCCTCGAACAGCGCCAGCAGGTGCGTGTGCGACCACAGCGGGGTGGTGTTGAGGTCCGGTTCGAAGATCGGTTGGTCTTCGGCGTCCATGAAAGTCACCGAGACGGCGCCTACTTCGAGCAGGGCATCTTCGTAGGTTTCGGCTTGTTCCGGGCTGATGGCCAGGCGTACTTGCAGCCAGGGCATGGCGGGCACCTTTGGTAAATCGACAGGGGCAGCCCGAGGCTGCGCGAAAAGGCCGCCAGTTTACTTGAGTGCGGGGGCTTTGTGCAGGACGCAGTTGTGGGGCCGTAATTAACCGGTGCCATCGCCGGGCTAGCCCGCTCCCACGGGAGAGCGCGGGGCAGCCCTGCGGTTCAGAGGCTTCGCGCGCGGGTAACCCGGTCGACTAGGTACACCAGGCCGTGATAGTCGATGCCGCTGTGGCTCGACAGGCCGATTTCGCAGGTGCGGCTGGTGGAGATCCCTTCGCTGCAATACTGCACGGCGTCCTTGAGTGTGCGCAGGGAGTGGGCGTTGAGCTCCGGGGTGGTGAAGCCCTTGTCGCCGGCGAAGCCGCAGCAATGGATGCCCTCGGGGATCACCACCTGCCGGCTGCAGCGGCGCGCCAGGTCGATCAGCGCCTGGCTTTCACCCAGGTGCTGGGTGCTGCAGGTCACGTGCACCGCCACCGGCTCGTCCTGGGGGGTGAACTCCAGCCTGTCGACCAGGTGGGTGCGGATGAAGCGCACCGGGTCGTACAGGTCCAGCCGCGACTCGCCCAGGTCCTGCACCAGGCGCAGGGTGCAGGGACTGGTGTCGCAGTAGATCGGGTCGAGGCCGCCGCGGCTGGCGTGCAGCAGGGCGTTGATCAACTCCTGGCGCTTGTGCTCGGCCTGCTCGGGGTAGCCCTTGGAGGCGAACGGCTGGCCGCAGCACAGGCTGTCGGCGTTGTCCGGGAATACCACCTGGTAGCCGGCCTTTTCCAGCAGGGCGCGGGTCTTGTCCAGCAGCGAGCTCTGTTCGCGGTCGGCGTAGGCCGGGCCCATCACTCGCGACACGCAGGCGGCCAGGTAGACGACCCTTGGTCGGGCATCGTGGCTCGGCGCGGGGAAGTCGATGGCGCGCAGCGGCTGCGGCATGGCGGGCGTCCACTGCGGCAGGCGGCCCTTGCTGGCCCTGCTCAGGCTGGCGCTGAGGCGGCTCATGCGTGGAGCGCCGAGCAGCCTGCGCGCGCCATTGGCGGCGGCCAGGGTGAAGCGGGCGCCGCGCAGGGTGGTGTGGAAATGCTCGGCCAGCCAGTCGGCGGCCTTGCCGTGCTCAGCGGCCTGGCCGCGCAGCTTCTTCACCAGCTCGCCGGTATTGATGCCCACCGGGCAACGCTGGGCGCACAGGCCCGTGGCGGCGCAGGTGTCGATACCTTGGTACTGATAGGTGCGCAGCAGTTCGCGGGTGTCGACGCCGGCGCGCTTCCTCGCCTGGATGTCGCGCCACATGACGATGCGCTGGCGTGGGCTCAAGGTCAGCCCTTTCGATGGGCACACCGGCTCGCAGAACCCGCACTCGATGCATTTGTCGACGATCTCGTCGGCGGCCGGCAGCGGCTTGAGGTTCTTCAGGTGGATGTCAGGATCCTCACTCAGCACCACATCGGGGTTGAGGATGCCGTTCGGGTCGAGCAGGCGCTTGAGCTGCCACATCAGCTGGTAGGCGTCGTTGCCCCATTCCAGCTCGACGAACGGCGCCATGTTGCGCCCGGTGCCGTGCTCGGCCTTGAGTGAGCCGCCGAACTCCACCGCCACCAATTGCGCCACATCGTCCATGAACGCCTGGTAGCGCGCCACTTCTTCGGCATTGTTGAAACCCTGGGTGAAGACGAAGTGCAGGTTGCCTTCCAGGGCGTGACCGAAAATGATCGCCTCGTCGTACCGGTGCTTGTCGAACAGCTGGATCAGGCGGTTGACGCCTTCGGCCAGTTGCTTGATGGGGAAGGTAACGTCCTCGATGATCACCGTGGTGCCGGTCTGGCGCACTGCACCGACGGCGGGGAAGGTGTCTTTGCGAATCTTCCACAGCTGGTTGTACACCGCCGGGTCTTCGCTGAAGGCGACCTTCTGCTCCAGCGGGAACTCGGCGATGGCTGCCATCACCTGGTCGAGCTGCTCGTGCAGCAGGCTCTGGCTGGCGGCGCGGGACTCGATCAGCAGGGCGCAGGCGTTGTCGGAAAGGCCTCTCACCCATGCCGGCATGCCAGGCATCTCTTGCACCGAACGCAGGCTGCGGCGGTCGAGCAGCTCCACGGCGGACACCGGTTGCGGCTTGAGCAGGGTCACCGCTCGGCAGCAGCTTTCGACGCTCGGAAACACCAGCAGCGCGCTGGCCTTGTGCGGATGGTCGGGCACGGTGTCGTAGGTGACGGCGCTGATGAAACCGAGGGTGCCTTCGGAACCCACCAGAAGATGCTGCAGGATGTCGAGCGGCTGGTCGTAGTCCACCAGCGCGTTGAGCGACAGGCCCGTGGTGTTCTTCAATCGGTACTTGTGGCGGATGCGATCGGCCAGCTCGGTGTTGGCGCGGGTCTCGCGACCAAGGCGCGCGAGTTCATCCAGCAGGCCGGCGTGGCTTTGCTCGAACGCGGCAACACTGGCCGGGTCCTCGCTGTCCAGGCGGGTGCCGTCGGCCAGCACCAGGCGCAGGCCGGCAAGGGTGTGGTAGGTGTTCTGCGCGGTGCCGCAGCACATGCCGCTGGCGTTGTTGGCGACGATGCCGCCGATCTTGCAGGCGTTGATCGAGGCCGGGTCCGGGCCGATCTTGCGCCCGAAGGGTGCGAGCCAGGCGTTGGCCTGGGCACCGATTACCCCGGGCTGCAGACGGATCTGCGTGCCCTGGCCGCGAATCTCCCGGCCGTTCCAGTTGTCGCCGAGCACGATCAGCACCGAGTCGCTGATGGCCTGGCCCGACAGGCTAGTGCCGGCGGCGCGGAACGTCACGGGTACCCGGTCACGCTGGGCCAACTGGAGCAGGGCGACCACTTCGTCCTCGGATTCCACGCGCACCACCAGCTTGGGAATCAGTCGGTAGAAACTGGCGTCGGTACCGAACGCCAAGGTCGAGGTCGGGTCGTCGAAGCGGCGTTCGGCAGGGATCAGGCGCTCGGCATCACGCAGGAACGCGGCGGGCAGGCTCATGCAGTCTCCTCGCGGGGTCGCGGCGTCTTGTGCGCGGCGTGCCCCGGGTAATCAGGCGTTGGCGGGCGCGCTCAGGCGCCCAGTTCGCGGACCAGCGAGTCGCGGGTGATCTCGCCGATGGACTTGGCGCCAGTCAGCACCATGGCCACGCGCATTTCTTTCTCGAACAGCGCCAGCAGGTTCTTCACGCCCGCTTCGCCATGGGTGGCCAGGGCATAAAGGAAGGCGCGGCCGATCAGCACGGTATCGGCGCCCAGGGCGACCATGCGCACTACGTCCAGGCCGTTGCGGATTCCGGAGTCGGCGAGGATCTTGATGTCGCCCTTCACCGCGTCGGCGATCGCCGGCAGGGCGCGGGCGCTGGACAGCACGCCGTCGAGCTGGCGGCCACCGTGGTTGGAGACGACGATGCCGTCGGCGCCGAACTTGACCGCGTCGCGGGCGTCATCGGCGTCGAGTATGCCTTTGATGATCATCGGGCCGTCCCAGAATTCGCGGATCCACTCCAGGTCTTTCCAGGAGATGGACGGGTCGAAATTGTTGCCCAGCCAGCCGATGTAGTCGGCCAGGCCCGTAGGGTTGCCCCGGTATTTGGAGATGTTGCCCAGGTCATGGGGGCGGCCGAGCAGGCCGACATCCAGCGCCCACTGCGGGTGAGTCATGGCCTGCCACATGCGGCGCAGCGGCGCGTTCGGGCCGCTCATGCCGGAGTGGGCATCTCGGTAGCGGGCGCCGGGCACGGGCATGTCGACGGTGAACACCAGGGTCTTCACGCCGGCCGCCTTGGCGCGCTCCAAGGCGTTGCGCATGAAGCCACGGTCTTTCAGTACATACAGCTGGAACCACATCGGCCGGTCGATGGCCGGGGCCACCTCTTCGATCGGGCACACCGATACCGTGGACATGGTGAATGGGATGCCGTGGGCCGCCGCCGCGCGCGCCGCCTGCACTTCGCCACGGCGGGCGTACATGCCGGTGAGGCCGACCGGGGCCAGGGCCACAGGCATGCTCAGGGTTTCGTCGAACAGCCGGGTCTCCAGGCTCAGGTCCGACATGTTCTTCAGCACGCGCTGACGCAGGGCGATGCTGGCCAGGTCCGAGACGTTGTGGCGCAGGGTGTGCTCGGCGTAGGCGCCGCCGTCGGCGTAGTGGAAGAGGAAGGGGGGCAGCTTGCGTTGGGCCGCGGCGCGATAGTCGGTGGAGGCGGAAATGATCATGGATTCTCGCAGCGTGGGTTGAAGGCGGTGCCGGGCGCTGGTCGGCGCCCGGGCCCTTTCACTTTAGTGATGAACCAGCATGCCGGTCAGCCAATAGGCCTGGATCAGGGTGATCAGGCCGACGATGGTGGCGAAGAACAGGCTGTGCTTGACGGTGAAGCGGAACAGGTCGGATTCCTTGCCGACCAGGCCGGTGGCGGCGCAGGCCACGGCGATCGACTGCGGCGAGATCATCTTGCCGGTTACGCCGCCGCTGGTGTTGGCCGCCACCAGCAGGGTGTCGTTGACCCCGATCTGGTGCGCGGTGGTGGCCTGCAACGAGCTGAACAGGGCGTTGGACGAGGTGTCGGAACCGGTCAGGAACACGCCCAGCCAGCCCAGGAACGGCGAGAAGAACGGGAAGGCGGCGCCCGTGCCGGCCAGCACCAGAGCCATGGTCGAAGACATGCCCGAGTAGTTGGTGACGAAGGCGAAGGCCAGCACCATGCCGATCGACAGGATTGGCCAGCGCAGTTCCCAGAAGGTCTCCTTGAAAGTGGTCAGACCAGTTTTGAAGTTGATCTTCAATACCCACATCGAGATCAGCGCCGAGAGGAAGATCGCGGTGCCGGTGGCGGAGATCGGGTCGAGCTTGAACACCGCCGGCATGGCGGTCGGCGCGGTGACGATCGGCGCGGTCTTGATCACCAACTGGTCGAGGTGCGGGATGGCGAAGTTGAACACGAAGTTGTACATCGCGCCGCCCGGGGCGAAGGCCGCCTTGAACGGCTTCAGGGTCCAGATCGTGACCAGCACGGTCAGGATCAGGAACGGCGACCAGGCCTTGAAGATCTCGCCGAAGCTGTATGGCGAAGGCTGGCTGCCACCCGATTGCACGACGGCGGCGCCGACGCTGCCCTTGGCTTCGGCGAACGAGCGCTTGGGCTGCCAGACCTTGAGGAACAGGGTCAGGGCGATCAGGCTGGCCAGGGCAGAGGTGATGTCCGGCAGCTCCGGGCCGATGAAGTTGGAGGTGAAGTACTGGGTGACGGCGAAGCTCAGGCCGGCCACCAGGGCGGCGGGCCAGGTCTCTTTCACGCCGCGCACGCCGTCCATCATGAACACCAGCCAGAACGGCACGAACAGCGACAGCAGCGGCAGCTGGCGGCCAGTCATGGCGCCGATGTGGAAGGCGTCGATACCGGTCACTTGCCCGGCGACGATGATCGGGATGCCCAGGGCACCGAAGGCCACTGGCGCGGTGTTGGCGATCAGGCACAGGCCGGCGGCGTACAGCGGGTTGAAGCCCAGGCCCACCAGCAGCGCGGCGGTGATGGCCACCGGGGCGCCGAAGCCGGCCGCGCCTTCGAGGAAGGCACCGAAGCAGAAGCCGATCAGCAGCACTTGCAGACGCTGGTCGTCGGTGATCGACAGCACCGAGCTGCGAATCACCTCGAACTGGCCGCTCTTGACCGTGAGCTTGTAGAGGAATACCGCAGCGACGATGATCCAGGCAATCGGCCACAGGCCGTAGAGGAAGCCATAACCCGCGGCGGCCAGGGCCATGTCGACAGGCATCTGGAAGGCGAAGATCGCCACCAGGATCGACAGCGCGAGGGTGATGCTGCCGGCGACGTGGCCCTTGAGGCGGAACACGGCAAGGGCGAGGAAGAAGAATACGATGGGGATGACCGCCGCCAGCGCGGACAGGCCTAGGCTACCAAGCGGAGTATAGAGTTGTTGCCAGGTTTGCATATGGGGTGGCCCCTAATTGTTGTTGGTCAAGGCTCTGGCATTGGATAATTGGTAATACCAATTTACAATGGCTGGGCGCTAGGTTAAGAGCGCCGCGCAGGGTGTGTCAATTTGTCCTGTGGAAAACTTTGGTCGGATGCCGATGAGCGGGCATCTGAGCGGCAGGGAAAATCGCCGCCTGATGGGTGTCGGCGCCGGCCGGATAGGCGCAGAATAGGCGCCCCCGGATTCGCATCCCCGGGGTTCGTGGAGAGCAAGCAATGGTTTTTGATCAGGTCCGTCAGCGGCGCCTGTCCGACGACATCGTCGACCGGTTGGAAGGGATGATTCTCGAGGGCACGCTGACTTCGGGGCAGCGCCTTCCCGCCGAGCGCGTCCTGGCCGAGCAGTTCGGCGTGTCTCGTCCGTCACTGCGCGAGGCCATCCAGAAGCTGGTGGCAAAGGGGCTGCTGGTCAGCCGTCAGGGTGGCGGCAACTATGTGGCCGAAGCCCTGGGTTCCACCTTCAGCGACCCGCTGTTGCAGCTGTTGGAGCGCAATCCGGAGGCTCAGCGCGACTTGCTGGAGTTCCGTCATACATTGGAGGCGTCATGCGCCTACTACGCGGCCCAGCGTGCTACCGAGCCTGATCGCGAGCGTTTGAAGACGGCGTTCGATGCGCTGCAGGATTGCTACAGCCGTGTCGGCGAGGTGGACCGGGTGGAGGAGGGCGCGGCCGATGCGCGTTTCCACCTGGCCATTGCAGAAGCCAGTCACAACGCTGTGCTGCTGCATACCATCCGCGGCTTGTTCGACCTGCTCAAGCGCAACGTGGTGACCAACATCGGCGGCATGTACCAGCAGCGCACGGAGACCCGCGACATGCTGATCAGTCAGCATCGCGAGTTGTACCTGGCGATTGTCGAGGGGCGGGCGGACGATGCGCGGGAGGTGTCGAGCCGGCACATCCTGTATGTGCAGGAGGTGCTGCAGGAGGCGCAGCAGGAGGCCCAGCGGGTGGCCCGGGCGGAGCGGCGCAGCGGGCGCTGAGAGGCGGCGTACGCGGTTCTTGTGGGAGCGGCCACCACTCAAGATCGTCGGGGCTGCTTCGCAGTCCTATCGCGACACGAGGCCGCCCCTACAGTGACCGAGCAGGGCAGGAATTATTCTTCCTTGCCCTTGTTGCGCATCGTGCGTTGCAGCTCGCGGTTGGAGTCGCGTTCGCGCACGGTGTCGCGCTTGTCGAACTCCTTCTTGCCCTTGCCGAGCGCGATTTCGCACTTGATCAGGTGCTTGCTCCAGTACAGCGACATCGCCACGCAGGTGTAGCCCTTCTGCGCCACGGCCGCTTCCAGGCGCTCCAGCTCGCGCTTGTTCAGCAGCAGCTTGCGGGTGCGGATCGGGTCGGCGATGACGTGGGTGCTGGCGGTTGTCAGCGGGGTGATGTGGCTGCCGAACAGCCAGGCTTCGCCATCCTTGAGCAGCACGTAGCTGTCGGTCAGGTGCGCCTTGCCGGCCCGCAGGCTCTTTACTTCCCAGCCGGACAGGACCAGCCCGGCCTCGAACTTGTGTTCGATGAAGTAATCGTGTCGCGCCTTCTTGTTCTGCGCGATGGTCCCGGTCGGATGTTTCTTTTGCTTAGCCATAGGGGCGGCATTATAGGGAGAGTCCGCGTCCTCGGCTATGGGGTTTAGGTGCGCTTGAGCCAGTTGTGTGAATCCCGGACAATACAGGCCTCGTTCTGCCACACAGAACCGTATTCGAGGCGCTGCGACGCGCCGCCGCCCAGATTGGAAGTGACGCCTGGATGACTACCCATATTCAACGCTCCGCCCTGCTGCCGTTCCCTGCCCAGGCGCTCTACGACCTGGTCAATGATGTGGCCAGCTACCCGGAGTTCCTGCCCTGGTGCTCGGCTTCCACCGTGCTCGAGGCCAGCGACACGCACATGCGGGCCAGGCTGGAAGTGGCCAAGGGCGGTATGAGCCAGCAGTTCACCACGCGCAATGTGCTGGTGCCGGGCCAGTCGATCGAAATGAACCTGGAAGATGGGCCGTTCACCCAGCTGCACGGTTTGTGGGTGTTCAAGCCGCTGGGCGAGAAGGCCTGCAAGATCAGCCTCGACCTGTCGTTCGATTATGCCGGCGCCCTGGTGCGGGCGACACTGGGGCCATTGTTCAATCAGGCGGCCAATACCATGGTCGATGCGTTTTGCCAGCGTGCCAAGCAGATCAATGGCTGATTAGGGCTCGTGGTCTGATCCGCAGGCTTTTCGACAGCGCAATAAAAAGCCCGGACTGGATCCGGGCTTTTTAGTGTCGGCGCATTTACTGCGGCGAGGTTTCCAGCGGTGCTGGCGTCGGGACCGGGGTGGTCTCGATGTTGTCGATTTCTTTTTGCAGTGTGTCTTCCAGCGAGCCTGGCTTGGCCGGCTTTTCGGATTGGCTGGGCTGCTTGACCGGGCTGACCGTGGTGTCGCCGCTGCCGCCGAGGATTTCCTGGTCGCGGCTGACGCCCGGCATGAAGTCGCCGGAGAGGCTGACCAGTTGGTCGCTCTCGTTGAAGAAGATGCTCATACGCTCTTGCTGGCGCTGGCCGCCGCCGGGCTGCAGGCTGTACAGGTAGTCCCAGCGGTTGGTGTGGAAAGTGTCCTGCAGCAGCGGGTTGCCCATGATAAACCTTACTTGCCGGCGGGTCATTCCCGGACGCAATTGGTCTATCATGTCCTGCGTGACGACATTGCCCTGCTGGATGTCGATTTTGTAAACCCCGGGAAACGAGCAACCGGCGAGTGCGAGCAGTCCCACTAGGGTGAGGCTGGTTAGCAAGAGCTTGGTGTTTTGCATCGGTGGGCGACTTCCACTATCTTGGCTGGACAACGTAAACCCCGATCATACCCGTATTAAGAGAAGCTGCGAAGCAGCATCGGCGAGAAAGCTGACCATGGTTGAAAATAGCGAATTGCGCAAAGCGGGCCTCAAGGTTACCCTGCCTCGAGTCAAGATTCTTCAGATGCTCGACTCCGCCGAGCAGCGTCACATGAGTGCCGAGGATGTCTACAAGGCGCTGATGGAAGCTGGCGAGGATGTCGGTCTGGCGACCGTGTACCGCGTACTGACCCAATTCGAAGCGGCGGGCCTGGTGGAGCGCCACAACTTTGATGGCGGCCACGCGGTGTTCGAGCTGGCGGATGGCAAGCACCACGATCACATGGTCAACGTGGACAGCGGTGAAGTCATTGAATTCTTCGATGCCGAAATCGAGAAGCGCCAGAAAGAGATCGTTGCCGAGCATGGCTTCGAGCTGGTGGACCACAATCTGGTTCTGTATGTGCGTAAAAAGAAGTAACGATTTAGATCGTTATTGATGACAAAGGCGACCTTCGGGTCGCCTTTGTGCTTTGTGGTGCCTCAAGTCTTGCGCGATTTCTGGAGCGCGAAGGCTCAGGCCTTGCTGCTCACTACCATCTTGCGCGCATGGGCCAGCGACTCCTTGGTCAAGTCGATCCCACCCAGCATCCGCGCCACTTCCTCGACCCGCTCGCGCTTGCCCAGGCTGGCCACGGCGGTGTGCGTGGTGTCGCTGTTGCGCACCTTGTGCACGAACAGGTGGTGATGGCCCTGCGCTGCCACCTGGGGCAGGTGGGTCACGGTCAGGACCTGGCCGCGCTCGCCGAGGCGGCGAAGCAGTTGGCCGACGATCTCTGCCGTCGGGCCGCCGATCCCCACGTCCACTTCGTCGAACACCAGGGTCGGAATGCGCGAGGTCTGCGCGGTGATCACCTGGATCGCCAGGCTGATACGCGACAGCTCACCGCCCGAGGCGACCTTGGCCAGGCCCTTGAGTGGCTGGCCGGGGTTGGCGCTGACCAGCAGTTCGATCTGCTCCAGGCCATGGGGCGAAAGGTCGCCGTTGTCGAAGGGCGTAAGTTCGATGCAGAAGCGCCCGCCGGGCATGCCCAGGCGCTGGATTTCCTGCTCGACGGCGGTGGCCAGTTGCTTGGCGGCCTGCTGGCGCAGCGCGCTCAGCTCGCTGGCTTTCTCTTTATAGTGCTGGGCGTAGGCGGCCAGCTCCTCGCCCAGGCGCTCAACCGACTCGTCGCTGGCGTTAAGTCCCTCGAGCTCCTCCATCAGGCGTTGTTGCAGGTGCGGCAGCTCGGTAGGGTGTACACGGTGTTTGCGGGCGAGGGTATAGATGGTGTCCAGGCGCTCTTCCAAGGCCTGAAGGCGCATCGGGTCGGCGTCGAAGTTGTCGAGGAAGCGGTTGAGTTCGCCAACGGCCTCCTCTACCTGGATCTGCGCGCTGGCGATCAGGTTGACCGCCTCGTCCAGCGCCTTTGGGCCGTTGACGACTGCGGTGAGCCGGTTGAGGCTGACAGTCAGGGCGCTCAGCACGTTGCCCGAGTCGCTTTCGCTGCACTGCTCGATGACCTGGCGGCAGATGCCGAACAGCGCCTCGGCGTTGGTCAGGTTCTTGTGTTCCTGTTCCAGCTGTTCCAGCTCGTTCTCGCCAAGGCCGAGGTTGTCCAGTTCTTCCAGTTGGTAGCTGAGCAGTTGATGGCGCGCCCGTTGCTCGTCTCCGGAATTGCTCAGGCGCTCCAGCTCCTGGCGTGTCTGGTTCCAGCGCTTGGCGGCCAGTTGGACCTGGCGGGCCAGGTCGCTGGCGCCGGCGTATTCGTCAACCAGTCGGCGGTGGGTGTCGGTCTTGAGCAGTGACTGGTGTTCATGCTGGCTGTGAATGTCGATCAGCAGTTCGCCCAGGGCCTTGAGGTCGCCCAGTGGGCAGGGGGTGCCGTTGATGTAGCCTCGGCTGCGGCCCTCGGCGGTAATCACCCGGCGCAGGATGCACGGCCCGTCGCTTTCCAGGTCGCGCTCGGCGAGCCAGGCGTGGGCCTCGGGGATGTCGATCAGGTCGAAGGTGGCGAGGATGTCTGCCTTGTCGGTGCCCGGGCGCACCACGCCGCTGTCGGCGCGGTCGCCCAGGGCCAGGCCGAGGGCGTCGAGCATGATCGACTTGCCAGCCCCGGTCTCGCCGGTGATCACGGACATGCCGCGGGCGATTTCGAGGTCGAGGTGTTCGACGATGGCGTAGTTGTGAATGGACAGGTGCACCAGCATGGGGCGGCTCCCGGAAGGTCGTGTCTGGATATTTATACAGTGCTTTTCGCGAGTCTGCCAATAGCCGGTCGACGAATGTGGAAAAGCACCTTCCCCCTTGAACCTGGTTTTTCCGACCCCATATAGCCGGCAAGACATGGCGAGCCTGGCTCGCACGACAGAAATCGTGGAGGAGAAACCCAATGGCTGACGAACAGCTGGATGAGAAGAACCTGAATTCCGAAGAAGCAGGCGCCGCGAATGCCGATGCCCGTGTCCTGGAGCTCGAGGAGCAGCTGGCCGCCGCCAAGGACCAGTCCCTGCG
This window of the Pseudomonas mosselii genome carries:
- a CDS encoding FAD-binding and (Fe-S)-binding domain-containing protein, whose translation is MSLPAAFLRDAERLIPAERRFDDPTSTLAFGTDASFYRLIPKLVVRVESEDEVVALLQLAQRDRVPVTFRAAGTSLSGQAISDSVLIVLGDNWNGREIRGQGTQIRLQPGVIGAQANAWLAPFGRKIGPDPASINACKIGGIVANNASGMCCGTAQNTYHTLAGLRLVLADGTRLDSEDPASVAAFEQSHAGLLDELARLGRETRANTELADRIRHKYRLKNTTGLSLNALVDYDQPLDILQHLLVGSEGTLGFISAVTYDTVPDHPHKASALLVFPSVESCCRAVTLLKPQPVSAVELLDRRSLRSVQEMPGMPAWVRGLSDNACALLIESRAASQSLLHEQLDQVMAAIAEFPLEQKVAFSEDPAVYNQLWKIRKDTFPAVGAVRQTGTTVIIEDVTFPIKQLAEGVNRLIQLFDKHRYDEAIIFGHALEGNLHFVFTQGFNNAEEVARYQAFMDDVAQLVAVEFGGSLKAEHGTGRNMAPFVELEWGNDAYQLMWQLKRLLDPNGILNPDVVLSEDPDIHLKNLKPLPAADEIVDKCIECGFCEPVCPSKGLTLSPRQRIVMWRDIQARKRAGVDTRELLRTYQYQGIDTCAATGLCAQRCPVGINTGELVKKLRGQAAEHGKAADWLAEHFHTTLRGARFTLAAANGARRLLGAPRMSRLSASLSRASKGRLPQWTPAMPQPLRAIDFPAPSHDARPRVVYLAACVSRVMGPAYADREQSSLLDKTRALLEKAGYQVVFPDNADSLCCGQPFASKGYPEQAEHKRQELINALLHASRGGLDPIYCDTSPCTLRLVQDLGESRLDLYDPVRFIRTHLVDRLEFTPQDEPVAVHVTCSTQHLGESQALIDLARRCSRQVVIPEGIHCCGFAGDKGFTTPELNAHSLRTLKDAVQYCSEGISTSRTCEIGLSSHSGIDYHGLVYLVDRVTRARSL
- a CDS encoding DUF3426 domain-containing protein, with the translated sequence MTDSFVTQCPHCQTSFRVTHHQLSVARGVVRCGHCLQVFNAAKQLLEQNRAATAEGRAEAPPAVAEPVAPVATAAEPAAETPAPGDDNWSVTAEELDALDLDQELARLERRSPGDRRGAAQSVLQARRDEQVGDGHGDELFGTATDDDLTPAQVREEAPVLVEQEPLDLEAAADERTEPTLGNADLDLDDEPPVRHQPPADDLDEPLERLSVNDEPVPQKGLSALDDEVRSEPLSARDEEPDEQHGQRLEPSLAIKPERTRKEPLVNVVDDPLQLDWEKPAPNWGKRLLWSFLTLLAAALLAFQYVWFHFDEMARQDQYRPWFQQLCPALGCQVPTRVDISRIKSSNLVVRSHPDFKGALIVDAIIYNRAPFAQPFPLLELRFADLNGQLIASRRFKPSEYLSGELAGRGEMPSQTPIHIALDILDPGPKAVNYSLSFRSPE
- the lldD gene encoding FMN-dependent L-lactate dehydrogenase LldD, whose product is MIISASTDYRAAAQRKLPPFLFHYADGGAYAEHTLRHNVSDLASIALRQRVLKNMSDLSLETRLFDETLSMPVALAPVGLTGMYARRGEVQAARAAAAHGIPFTMSTVSVCPIEEVAPAIDRPMWFQLYVLKDRGFMRNALERAKAAGVKTLVFTVDMPVPGARYRDAHSGMSGPNAPLRRMWQAMTHPQWALDVGLLGRPHDLGNISKYRGNPTGLADYIGWLGNNFDPSISWKDLEWIREFWDGPMIIKGILDADDARDAVKFGADGIVVSNHGGRQLDGVLSSARALPAIADAVKGDIKILADSGIRNGLDVVRMVALGADTVLIGRAFLYALATHGEAGVKNLLALFEKEMRVAMVLTGAKSIGEITRDSLVRELGA
- the prmA gene encoding 50S ribosomal protein L11 methyltransferase, whose protein sequence is MPWLQVRLAISPEQAETYEDALLEVGAVSVTFMDAEDQPIFEPDLNTTPLWSHTHLLALFEADAEPEQVFAHLRLLTGAELPEHHAEVIEDQDWERSWMDNFQPMRFGQRLWIVPSWHEAPEKDAVNLLLDPGLAFGTGTHPTTALCLEWLDGQQLEGTQVLDFGCGSGILAIAALLLGAREAVGTDIDVQALEASRDNAQRNGIADARFALHLPEQMPAMQADVLVANILAGPLVSLAPQLSGLVRPGGLLALSGILAEQGEEVAAAYTADFDLDPIVVRDGWVRISGRRR